A stretch of Paracoccus sp. N5 DNA encodes these proteins:
- a CDS encoding glycogen/starch/alpha-glucan phosphorylase, whose protein sequence is MPTTEFRDAILRHLTYTLGKDPEHAQVFDWRLALSHAVRDRIVDRWMASTRRTYRADPKRVYYLSMEFLIGRLLEDNIANLQLADQARAAIEGFGLNWDEVLRDEPDAALGNGGLGRLAACFMESLATLGCPAYGYGIRYENGLFRQSFVDGRQHEAPEDWLRQPNVWEFERPESRFTLGFGGEVVTRDGKALWQPEDFVQAEAFDTPVVGWKGDWANTLRLWAGRAVDPFDLARFNAGDFAAAAEAEALARTISRVLYPEDSTEKGKRLRLTQEYFFSAASIRDILRRFEQDHTDLRLLPQRVAIQMNDTHPAVAAPELVRILHDERGLPFDEAVAITRGCVNYTNHTLLPEALESWGEALFASLLPRHLQIIDRIDEADAKAHPDRRNAARSDGKVRMGELSFIMSNRVNGVSALHTGLMKTTVFADQNRIWPDRIVNETNGVTPRRWLHSCNPRLSRLITQSIGEGWIADLEQLSRLEPLVEDADWLARFARVKADNKADLCDWVAREHGLMLNPEAIFDIQIKRIHEYKRQHLNILEAIALWQEMRENPSSDWTPRVKIFGGKAAPGYFFAKDIIRLINDVAAVINADAATNGKLQVIYLPNYNVTLAERLIPTADLSEQISTAGKEASGTGNMKLALNGAVTIGTLDGANVEIRERVGARNFFLFGLTAEEAEARRTVPDHAAKAVAGDPRLSRAIEAIRSGTFSPGEPDRYAGIVQNLTQSDYFLVASDFADYWRAQREVDFAYADREGWARMAAWNMTRSGWFSSDRTIRGYMQDIWGARSLLGQD, encoded by the coding sequence ATGCCCACCACCGAATTCCGCGATGCGATCCTGCGGCATCTGACCTATACGCTGGGCAAGGATCCCGAGCATGCGCAGGTCTTCGACTGGCGGCTGGCGCTGAGCCATGCGGTGCGCGACCGCATCGTCGACCGCTGGATGGCATCGACCCGCCGCACCTATCGCGCCGATCCGAAGCGGGTCTATTACCTGTCGATGGAATTCCTGATCGGCCGGCTGCTCGAGGACAATATCGCCAACCTGCAACTGGCCGACCAGGCCCGGGCCGCGATCGAGGGCTTCGGGCTGAACTGGGACGAGGTCCTGCGCGACGAGCCCGACGCGGCGCTGGGGAACGGCGGGTTGGGCCGGCTGGCCGCCTGCTTCATGGAATCGCTCGCGACGCTGGGCTGCCCGGCCTATGGCTATGGCATCCGCTACGAGAACGGGCTGTTCCGGCAAAGCTTCGTCGACGGCCGCCAGCACGAGGCGCCCGAGGACTGGCTGCGCCAGCCGAACGTCTGGGAGTTCGAGCGTCCCGAATCCCGCTTTACCCTGGGCTTCGGCGGCGAGGTCGTGACCCGCGACGGCAAGGCGCTGTGGCAGCCCGAGGATTTCGTCCAGGCCGAGGCCTTCGACACGCCGGTCGTCGGCTGGAAGGGCGACTGGGCCAATACGCTGCGGCTCTGGGCCGGGCGGGCGGTCGATCCCTTCGACCTGGCGCGCTTCAACGCCGGCGATTTCGCGGCTGCGGCCGAGGCCGAGGCGCTGGCCCGCACCATCTCGCGCGTGCTCTACCCCGAGGATTCGACCGAAAAGGGCAAGCGGCTGCGGCTGACGCAGGAATATTTCTTCTCGGCCGCCTCGATCCGCGACATCCTGCGCCGGTTCGAACAGGACCATACCGACCTGCGCCTGCTGCCGCAGCGCGTGGCGATCCAGATGAACGACACCCATCCGGCGGTCGCCGCGCCGGAACTGGTGCGCATCCTGCATGACGAACGCGGCCTGCCCTTCGACGAGGCGGTCGCGATCACCCGCGGCTGCGTCAACTATACCAACCACACCCTGCTGCCCGAGGCGCTGGAAAGCTGGGGCGAGGCGCTGTTCGCCAGCCTGCTGCCGCGCCACCTGCAGATCATCGACCGCATCGACGAGGCGGACGCCAAGGCCCATCCCGACCGCAGGAATGCCGCGCGCAGCGACGGCAAGGTGCGGATGGGCGAGCTGTCCTTCATCATGTCGAACCGGGTGAACGGGGTTTCCGCGCTGCATACCGGGCTGATGAAGACCACGGTCTTTGCCGACCAGAACCGGATCTGGCCCGACCGCATCGTGAACGAGACGAACGGCGTCACCCCGCGCCGCTGGCTGCACAGCTGCAACCCGCGCCTGTCGCGGCTGATCACCCAAAGCATCGGCGAGGGCTGGATCGCCGATCTCGAGCAGCTGTCGCGGCTGGAGCCGCTGGTCGAGGATGCCGACTGGCTGGCGCGCTTCGCCCGGGTCAAGGCCGACAACAAGGCCGATCTTTGCGACTGGGTGGCGCGCGAGCACGGGCTGATGCTGAACCCCGAGGCGATCTTCGACATCCAGATCAAGCGCATCCATGAATACAAGCGCCAGCACCTGAACATCCTGGAAGCCATCGCGCTGTGGCAGGAAATGCGCGAGAACCCGTCCTCGGACTGGACGCCGCGGGTCAAGATCTTTGGCGGCAAGGCGGCGCCGGGCTATTTCTTCGCCAAGGACATCATCCGGCTGATCAACGACGTGGCCGCCGTCATCAACGCCGATGCGGCGACGAACGGCAAGTTGCAGGTGATCTATCTGCCGAACTACAACGTCACCCTGGCCGAGCGGCTGATCCCGACGGCGGACCTGTCGGAACAGATCTCGACCGCCGGGAAAGAGGCCTCGGGCACCGGCAACATGAAGCTGGCGCTGAACGGCGCGGTGACCATCGGCACGCTGGACGGCGCCAATGTCGAGATCCGCGAGCGGGTCGGGGCGCGGAATTTCTTCCTGTTCGGCCTGACCGCCGAAGAGGCCGAGGCGCGCCGCACCGTCCCCGACCATGCCGCCAAGGCGGTGGCGGGCGATCCGCGCCTGTCGCGCGCCATCGAGGCGATCCGCAGCGGCACCTTCAGCCCGGGCGAGCCCGACCGCTATGCCGGGATCGTGCAGAACCTGACGCAATCGGACTATTTCCTCGTCGCCTCGGATTTCGCCGATTACTGGCGGGCGCAGCGCGAGGTCGATTTCGCCTATGCCGACCGCGAGGGCTGGGCGCGGATGGCGGCCTGGAACATGACGCGCTCGGGCTGGTTCTCGTCCGACCGCACGATCCGGGGCTACATGCAGGACATCTGGGGCGCGCGAAGCCTGCTCGGCCAGGACTGA
- the nadC gene encoding carboxylating nicotinate-nucleotide diphosphorylase, with protein sequence MTAMPPLPDLVLEPLIRAALAEDLGTYGDITTRTVIPAGTNYTARIVAREPGVASGMQLAAIAFRLVDPSLQFRALVADGARFDKGAVLAEIAGEAASILSGERVALNFAGRLTGIATMTAEFVAATRGTKARITCTRKTTPGLRLVEKQAVLHGGGFNHRFSLSDAILIKDNHIAAAGGIRPVLAAVKARASHMMRVEIEVDRLDQLAEVLAEGGADVVLLDNMDTPTLAEAVAMNAGRLVLEASGNMRLGRVAEVAATGVDYISVGALTHSARTLDLGLDF encoded by the coding sequence ATGACCGCGATGCCCCCGCTGCCCGACCTGGTCCTGGAACCGCTGATCCGCGCCGCCTTGGCCGAGGATCTGGGCACCTATGGCGACATCACCACCCGCACCGTGATCCCCGCCGGCACCAACTACACCGCCCGCATCGTCGCGCGCGAGCCGGGCGTCGCCTCGGGGATGCAGCTGGCGGCCATCGCCTTCCGGCTGGTCGATCCGTCCCTGCAATTCCGCGCCCTGGTCGCGGATGGCGCGCGTTTCGACAAGGGCGCCGTGCTGGCCGAGATCGCGGGCGAGGCGGCCTCGATCCTGTCGGGCGAGCGGGTGGCGCTGAACTTTGCCGGTCGGCTGACCGGCATCGCCACGATGACGGCCGAGTTCGTGGCCGCGACCAGGGGCACGAAAGCCCGCATCACCTGCACCCGCAAGACCACGCCGGGCCTGCGGCTGGTGGAAAAGCAGGCGGTGCTGCATGGCGGCGGCTTCAACCACCGTTTCAGCCTGTCGGACGCCATCCTCATCAAGGACAACCACATCGCGGCGGCGGGCGGCATCCGGCCGGTGCTGGCGGCGGTCAAGGCTCGCGCCTCGCATATGATGCGGGTCGAGATCGAGGTCGACCGCCTCGACCAGCTGGCCGAGGTGCTGGCCGAGGGCGGCGCCGATGTCGTGCTCTTGGACAACATGGACACGCCGACGCTGGCCGAGGCGGTGGCGATGAATGCGGGCCGGCTGGTGCTGGAGGCCTCGGGCAATATGCGACTCGGCCGGGTGGCCGAGGTGGCGGCGACCGGGGTGGATTACATCTCGGTCGGGGCGCTGACGCATTCTGCCCGCACGCTGGACCTGGGGCTGGATTTCTGA
- a CDS encoding L-aspartate oxidase: protein MPTLATGRVVIVGAGLGALYAALKLAPRPVLMISPEVLGQGASSAWAQGGVAAAMDPADSAEAHARDTLRAGAGTVDAHVARLVTEEARAHILDLTRLGTPFDRKPDGGYVMSREAAHSFARVVRVRGDQAGAEIMRALVAQVRETPSVQVLEGVMATGLRVEAGRVAGVEVTQAGPQGSAPVLIRAPAVLLAGGGSGGLYALTTNPPRIRGQVIGMAARAGAVIADAEFVQFHPTAIDCGEDPAPLATEALRGEGAHLVNRLGERFMLALHPDAELAPRDVVARAIYAQTQAGLRPALDTRTCLGDRILTEFPAVAGACARAGIDPTRSQIPVAAAAHYHMGGVAVDADGRASLPGLWVCGEASSTGLHGANRLASNGLLEALVYARRCALAIEAVLPEAQDAALVVLPDLAPAPVPDPVLVARLRQAMTAGAGVVRDAEGLSRCLREIAAIEAAQPDCPALLNMTATATLIAAAALMRRESRGAHCRSDFPQTDATPRRSRLTLSEALAIRARLEPETT, encoded by the coding sequence ATCCCCACGCTTGCCACGGGGCGCGTGGTCATCGTCGGCGCGGGGCTCGGCGCGCTTTACGCGGCGCTGAAGCTGGCGCCGCGGCCGGTGCTGATGATCTCGCCCGAGGTGCTGGGGCAGGGCGCAAGCTCGGCCTGGGCGCAGGGCGGTGTGGCGGCGGCGATGGACCCGGCCGACTCGGCCGAGGCCCATGCCCGCGACACCTTGCGCGCCGGTGCGGGCACCGTGGATGCGCATGTCGCGCGGCTCGTCACCGAAGAGGCGCGCGCGCATATCCTGGACCTGACCCGGCTCGGCACGCCCTTCGACCGCAAGCCGGATGGCGGCTATGTCATGTCGCGCGAGGCGGCGCACAGCTTTGCCCGCGTGGTCCGGGTGCGCGGCGACCAGGCCGGGGCCGAGATCATGCGGGCGCTGGTCGCCCAGGTGCGCGAGACGCCCTCGGTGCAGGTGCTGGAGGGGGTGATGGCCACCGGGTTGCGGGTCGAGGCGGGCCGCGTGGCGGGGGTCGAGGTGACGCAGGCCGGGCCGCAGGGCTCGGCGCCGGTGCTGATCCGGGCGCCGGCGGTGCTGCTGGCCGGCGGCGGCTCGGGCGGGCTTTACGCGCTGACCACCAACCCGCCGCGCATCCGCGGCCAGGTGATCGGCATGGCGGCGCGGGCGGGCGCGGTGATCGCCGATGCGGAATTCGTGCAGTTCCACCCGACCGCCATCGACTGCGGCGAGGATCCGGCGCCGCTGGCGACCGAAGCCTTGCGGGGCGAAGGTGCGCATCTGGTCAACCGCTTGGGCGAACGCTTCATGCTGGCGCTGCATCCCGATGCGGAACTGGCGCCGCGCGACGTGGTGGCGCGCGCCATCTATGCCCAGACGCAAGCCGGGCTGCGGCCGGCGCTGGACACGCGCACCTGTCTGGGGGACCGCATCCTGACCGAGTTTCCGGCCGTGGCGGGGGCCTGCGCCCGGGCGGGGATCGACCCCACCCGGTCCCAGATCCCGGTGGCGGCCGCCGCGCATTACCACATGGGCGGGGTGGCGGTGGACGCGGATGGCCGGGCCAGCCTGCCGGGCCTGTGGGTCTGCGGCGAGGCCTCCTCGACCGGGCTGCATGGCGCGAACCGGCTGGCCTCGAACGGGCTGCTGGAGGCGCTGGTCTATGCCCGCCGCTGCGCGCTGGCGATCGAGGCGGTGCTGCCCGAGGCCCAGGATGCCGCGCTGGTGGTGCTGCCCGACCTCGCCCCCGCGCCGGTGCCCGACCCGGTGCTGGTCGCCCGGCTGCGCCAGGCCATGACGGCGGGCGCCGGCGTCGTTCGCGATGCCGAGGGCCTGAGCCGCTGCCTGCGCGAGATCGCCGCCATCGAGGCCGCCCAGCCCGATTGCCCGGCTCTGCTCAACATGACGGCGACGGCGACCCTGATCGCCGCTGCCGCGCTGATGCGGCGCGAAAGCCGGGGCGCGCATTGCCGCAGCGACTTTCCGCAGACCGACGCCACGCCCCGCCGCTCGCGCCTGACGCTTTCCGAGGCGCTGGCGATCCGCGCCCGCCTTGAACCGGAGACGACATGA
- the glgC gene encoding glucose-1-phosphate adenylyltransferase, with the protein MAPREERLSRRTMAFVLAGGRGSRLRELTDRRVKPAVYFGGKSRIIDFALSNALNSGIRKMALATQYKAHSLIRHVQRGWNFFRAERNEFLDILPASQRYDESMWYRGTADAVAQNIDIIDSYGVDYVLILAGDHIYKMDYELMIRHHVQARADVTIGCLTVPRAEASAFGVMAIDENDVVTSFLEKPADPPGTPDDPNVTLASMGIYVFRWDFLRDLLIRDMQDENSSHDFGNDLIPAIVKGGKAQAHRFSDSCVRSPGEPVYWRDVGTVDAFWRANIDLTDFNPELNLWDRDWPIWTYSEVVPPAKFIHDEPDRRGSAVSSLVSGGCIISGTEIRQSLLFTQVHTNSYASLEGAVVLPYANVARHARLTNVVIDRGVRIPEGLIVGEDPEEDAKWFRVSEGGVTLITQDMLDRREASS; encoded by the coding sequence ATGGCACCGCGTGAGGAAAGGCTTTCCAGAAGGACCATGGCCTTCGTGCTGGCCGGAGGGCGCGGCTCGCGCCTGCGGGAATTGACCGACCGCCGCGTCAAGCCCGCCGTCTATTTCGGCGGCAAGTCGCGCATCATCGACTTCGCGCTGTCGAACGCGCTGAACTCGGGCATCCGCAAGATGGCGCTGGCCACGCAATACAAGGCCCACAGCCTGATCCGCCATGTCCAGCGCGGCTGGAACTTCTTTCGCGCCGAGCGCAACGAATTCCTCGACATCCTGCCCGCCTCGCAGCGCTATGACGAATCGATGTGGTATCGCGGCACGGCCGATGCGGTGGCGCAGAACATCGACATCATCGACAGCTACGGCGTCGATTACGTGCTGATCCTGGCCGGCGACCATATCTACAAGATGGATTACGAGCTGATGATCCGCCACCACGTCCAGGCGCGGGCGGATGTCACCATCGGCTGCCTGACCGTGCCGCGGGCCGAAGCCTCGGCCTTTGGCGTCATGGCGATCGACGAAAACGACGTCGTCACCAGCTTCCTGGAAAAGCCCGCCGATCCTCCGGGCACGCCCGACGATCCGAATGTGACGCTGGCCTCGATGGGGATCTATGTCTTCCGCTGGGACTTCCTGCGCGACCTCCTGATCCGCGACATGCAGGATGAAAACTCCAGCCACGATTTCGGCAACGACCTGATCCCGGCCATCGTCAAGGGCGGCAAGGCGCAGGCGCATCGCTTTTCGGACAGCTGCGTGCGGTCGCCGGGCGAGCCGGTCTATTGGCGCGACGTGGGCACGGTCGATGCCTTCTGGCGCGCCAATATCGACCTGACCGACTTCAACCCGGAACTGAACCTGTGGGACCGCGACTGGCCGATCTGGACCTATTCCGAGGTGGTGCCGCCGGCGAAGTTCATCCATGACGAGCCCGACCGCCGCGGCAGCGCCGTCAGCTCGCTGGTCTCGGGCGGCTGCATCATCTCGGGAACCGAGATCCGGCAGTCGCTGCTGTTCACGCAGGTCCACACCAATTCCTATGCCAGCCTGGAAGGCGCGGTGGTGCTGCCCTATGCCAATGTCGCGCGGCATGCGCGGCTGACCAATGTGGTCATTGACCGCGGCGTCAGAATCCCCGAAGGCCTGATCGTCGGCGAAGACCCCGAGGAAGACGCGAAATGGTTCCGCGTGTCCGAAGGCGGCGTCACGCTGATCACGCAGGATATGCTGGATCGAAGGGAAGCGTCTTCATGA
- the glgB gene encoding 1,4-alpha-glucan branching protein GlgB has product MAASDPEIVADRAVLDRIVQGRFDDPFAVLGPHQRGRVRHVTAFDPGATEMAAMVEGKAHPLPPLEGWPGLFSGKVPGAKPYLLRGRSPGQEWLVEDAYRFGPVLGEMDEYLLGEGTHHRLWTVLGAHVITHEGVAGTHFAVWAPNARRVSLIGDFNAWDGRRHVMRRRGATGVWEIFMPHLGEGTAYKYEIMGAYGGLAQKADPVGFGAQHPPATASVVRDISGYGWSDGGWMGTRAEAQRRDRPISIYEVHLGSWRRKDGGRPISYREAAVELVEYARDMGFTHIELLPISEYPFDGSWGYQPVGLFAPTIRFGPPHEFRDLVNAAHKAGLGVILDWVPGHFPTDPHGLARFDGTALYEHADPREGFHQDWNTLIYNYGRAEVMNYLTANALYWLQEYHVDGLRVDAVASMLYRDYSRAEGEWVPNKHGGRENYEAIAMLQEMNRLTYGEAPGIMTVAEESTSYPKVSAPVHDGGLGFGFKWNMGWMNDTLDYMGRDPVHRRHHHHQMTFGLHYAFSENFILPISHDEVVHGKGSMLAKMPGSAWEKFANLRAYYGFMWGHPGKKLLFMGQEFAQGAEWNHDAEIDWACLGNPLHYGMQGFVRDLNRLYAATPALYARDCDGAGFQWIEANDADHSVYAWIRRGNPGDPEVVVACNFTPIERPAYVLGFPQPGAWREALNSDGESYGGGGRGNLGRIIARPGDSHGQPAHAAVVLPPLSTVIFIKDDQTSD; this is encoded by the coding sequence ATGGCAGCGAGCGACCCGGAGATTGTGGCGGACAGGGCGGTCCTGGACCGGATCGTGCAGGGCCGCTTTGACGACCCCTTCGCCGTGCTCGGCCCGCACCAGCGCGGCCGCGTCCGGCATGTCACCGCCTTCGACCCCGGCGCCACCGAGATGGCCGCCATGGTCGAGGGCAAGGCGCATCCGCTGCCGCCGCTTGAAGGCTGGCCGGGGCTGTTTTCCGGCAAGGTGCCCGGCGCCAAGCCCTATCTGCTGCGCGGCCGCAGCCCGGGCCAGGAATGGCTGGTCGAGGATGCCTATCGCTTCGGCCCGGTGCTGGGCGAGATGGACGAATATCTGCTGGGCGAGGGCACGCATCACCGGCTCTGGACCGTGCTTGGCGCGCATGTGATCACGCATGAGGGCGTGGCCGGCACGCATTTCGCGGTCTGGGCGCCGAATGCGCGCCGCGTCTCGCTGATCGGGGACTTCAACGCCTGGGACGGCCGGCGCCATGTCATGCGTCGGCGCGGCGCCACCGGCGTCTGGGAAATTTTCATGCCGCACCTGGGCGAGGGCACCGCCTATAAATACGAGATCATGGGCGCCTATGGCGGGTTGGCGCAAAAGGCCGATCCGGTCGGCTTCGGCGCGCAGCACCCGCCGGCCACGGCCTCGGTCGTGCGCGACATCTCGGGCTATGGCTGGTCGGATGGCGGCTGGATGGGCACGCGGGCCGAGGCGCAGCGCCGCGACCGGCCGATCAGCATCTATGAGGTGCATCTGGGCAGTTGGCGGCGCAAGGACGGCGGCCGGCCGATCTCGTATCGCGAGGCGGCGGTCGAACTGGTCGAATACGCCCGCGACATGGGCTTCACCCATATCGAGTTGCTGCCGATCAGCGAATATCCCTTTGACGGTTCCTGGGGCTATCAGCCGGTGGGGCTGTTCGCGCCGACGATCCGCTTCGGCCCGCCGCACGAGTTCCGCGACCTGGTGAACGCGGCGCACAAGGCGGGGCTGGGCGTGATCCTCGACTGGGTGCCCGGGCATTTCCCGACCGATCCGCACGGGCTGGCGCGGTTCGACGGCACCGCGCTTTACGAGCACGCCGACCCGCGCGAGGGCTTTCACCAGGACTGGAACACGCTGATCTACAATTACGGCCGCGCCGAGGTGATGAATTACCTGACCGCCAATGCCTTGTATTGGCTGCAGGAATATCACGTCGACGGGCTGCGGGTCGATGCGGTCGCCTCGATGCTCTATCGCGACTATTCCCGCGCCGAGGGCGAGTGGGTTCCGAACAAGCACGGCGGGCGCGAGAATTACGAAGCCATCGCCATGCTGCAAGAGATGAACCGCCTGACCTATGGCGAGGCGCCGGGCATCATGACGGTGGCCGAGGAATCGACCTCCTATCCCAAGGTCTCGGCGCCGGTGCATGACGGCGGCCTGGGCTTCGGCTTCAAGTGGAACATGGGCTGGATGAACGACACGCTGGACTACATGGGCCGCGATCCGGTCCATCGCCGGCACCATCACCACCAGATGACCTTCGGCCTGCATTACGCCTTTTCCGAGAATTTCATCCTGCCGATCAGCCATGACGAGGTGGTGCATGGCAAGGGCTCGATGCTGGCCAAGATGCCCGGCAGCGCATGGGAGAAATTCGCCAACCTGCGCGCCTATTACGGCTTCATGTGGGGCCATCCGGGCAAGAAGCTCTTGTTCATGGGCCAGGAATTCGCCCAGGGCGCGGAATGGAACCACGATGCCGAAATCGACTGGGCCTGCCTGGGCAATCCGCTGCATTACGGCATGCAGGGCTTCGTCCGCGACCTGAACCGGCTTTATGCCGCGACGCCGGCGCTTTATGCCCGGGATTGCGACGGCGCCGGCTTCCAGTGGATCGAGGCGAATGACGCCGACCATTCCGTCTATGCCTGGATCCGGCGCGGCAACCCGGGCGATCCCGAGGTGGTGGTCGCCTGCAACTTCACCCCGATCGAGCGCCCGGCCTATGTCTTGGGCTTTCCGCAGCCCGGGGCCTGGCGCGAGGCGCTGAACAGCGACGGCGAAAGCTATGGCGGCGGCGGTCGCGGCAACCTGGGCCGCATCATCGCGCGACCCGGCGACAGCCATGGCCAGCCGGCCCATGCCGCGGTGGTGCTGCCGCCGCTTTCCACCGTGATCTTCATCAAGGACGACCAGACGAGCGATTGA